Proteins found in one Lachancea thermotolerans CBS 6340 chromosome C complete sequence genomic segment:
- a CDS encoding KLTH0C10494p (conserved hypothetical protein), with protein sequence MVEGTVYFLLAQPLNSEKVLTTAMIELVYTRVSTLSGAYEVPQVVLADWEQSMRAILRSIDELHLNRVYRTRYAFVQIFKNSTVA encoded by the coding sequence ATGGTAGAAGGAACAGTGTACTTTCTGTTGGCGCAACCTTTAAATAGTGAGAAAGTGCTTACTACAGCAATGATTGAACTCGTATACACACGTGTCTCTACTCTCAGCGGCGCCTACGAAGTCCCACAGGTTGTTCTTGCCGATTGGGAGCAGTCAATGAGAGCCATCTTAAGATCCATTGACGAGTTGCACTTAAATAGGGTATATAGAACAAGATATGCTTTCGtccaaattttcaagaattctACGGTAGCCTAA
- the RDR1 gene encoding Rdr1p (similar to uniprot|P23172 Saccharomyces cerevisiae YOR380W RDR1 Transcriptional repressor involved in the control of multidrug resistance negatively regulates expression of the PDR5 gene member of the Gal4p family of zinc cluster proteins) yields the protein MSTGIPSVPHKKRQRARKACVPCRQRKRRCDGANPCGMCVSYAYKCHYDEQGDPATLPAPLIPEIPDSTRSISPPRTRMVAKPPSIRTKILLNSTQCAADQGVFDAAKSRYMGLSSAVAFARSLGIELQSANPPHLHSFAWNCGLRSEEKSNTHCALHDLITKEETFHFTQIYFSAIHPVFDVVDPEHFKKSVESYWNDGCKVSAFGAVVGGIIALGSLFSGRPGHPRELEIVQYAKNVLEDPTFSRLPSAEQVSAWVLRTLYLRATTRPHAAWLASCVTIHLAEASALHHEVENVELTANDKALPPRTKKITERARRLFWCAWSINSILSYDYGRSSASLGGISCKLPTKSDGNYTAQLVDLALIIPPANTEASKETRVADLLQALTLVYETPDEHNFLSLVKADLCNSFYRRLRLFNYTLDSEVVFQLTTVCNHALSAAYDLVERKLPWWNVLSAPFQYICVLLAINTSESLANVAKAKNIFDRIVSNLNTHMAIEAQNTIKLLLQDSIKKKRQELTDLEAADQAGTASEAPFTAEIDWDVLLDPSHALHLMQQDFSSF from the coding sequence ATGTCAACTGGCATTCCATCTGTTCCACACAAGAAGCGTCAGCGGGCGCGAAAAGCATGTGTACCATGTCGACAACGTAAGAGGAGGTGTGATGGCGCTAACCCATGCGGTATGTGTGTTTCTTATGCATACAAGTGTCATTACGATGAACAGGGCGACCCTGCCACCCTTCCCGCGCCTTTGATTCCTGAAATTCCTGATAGCACCCGTTCGATAAGCCCTCCAAGAACCAGAATGGTCGCAAAGCCGCCAAGTATCCGCACTAAAATCCTGCTAAATTCTACTCAGTGCGCTGCAGACCAGGGAGTTTTCGACGCCGCGAAATCCAGATATATGGGGCTCAGTTCAGCGGTTGCGTTTGCTCGCAGTCTTGGTATTGAGCTCCAATCAGCAAATCCTCCCCACTTGCATTCTTTTGCGTGGAATTGCGGCCTCAGATCCGAAGAGAAATCCAACACACATTGTGCGTTGCATGATCTTATTACCAAGGAGGAAACCTTTCACTTTACGCAGATTTACTTTTCCGCTATCCATCCTGTGTTCGATGTGGTAGATCCGGAGCACTTTAAAAAAAGTGTCGAAAGTTATTGGAATGATGGCTGTAAGGTTTCAGCGTTTGGTGCAGTTGTTGGAGGTATAATTGCCCTTGGATCTCTGTTCTCGGGGCGACCCGGGCATCCTCGAGAACTGGAAATTGTCCAGTATGCTAAAAACGTTCTAGAGGACCCGACGTTTAGCCGCCTTCCTTCAGCAGAGCAGGTTTCTGCTTGGGTTTTGAGAACACTTTATTTAAGAGCCACAACCCGGCCTCACGCAGCATGGCTGGCCAGTTGTGTGACAATCCACCTTGCAGAAGCCTCTGCTTTGCACCATGAGGTTGAGAACGTTGAGTTAACTGCAAACGACAAGGCTCTGCCGCCAAGGACGAAAAAGATAACTGAACGGGCAAGGCGCCTTTTTTGGTGTGCTTGGTCCATTAATTCTATTCTGTCATATGATTATGGACGTTCGAGCGCGTCTTTAGGTGGCATCAGCTGTAAGCTTCCTACTAAGTCAGATGGTAATTACACAGCTCAATTAGTCGACCTAGCACTTATTATTCCACCGGCAAATACGGAGGCAAGTAAAGAAACTCGAGTAGCAGATTTACTACAAGCTTTAACGCTTGTGTATGAGACGCCAGACGAACACAATTTCCTATCTTTAGTGAAAGCTGACTTGTGCAACTCTTTTTACCGACGCCTCCGTCTCTTTAATTATACTTTGGACAGCGAAGTCGTCTTTCAACTTACTACGGTCTGCAACCACGCACTTTCTGCGGCATATGACCTTGTGGAGCGGAAATTACCATGGTGGAATGTCCTGAGTGCCCCGTTTCAATACATATGCGTTCTTCTTGCAATCAACACCTCTGAAAGCCTTGCAAATGTCGCCAAAGCCAAGAATATTTTCGACCGCATTGTATCGAACTTGAACACGCATATGGCTATTGAGGCACAGAATACAATCAAGctacttcttcaagattCAATTAAAAAAAAGAGGCAAGAGCTTACGGATCTGGAAGCCGCTGATCAGGCAGGAACTGCCTCGGAAGCTCCTTTCACAGCTGAGATTGATTGGGACGTGCTACTCGATCCATCTCATGCATTACATCTCATGCAACAAGacttctcttctttttga
- a CDS encoding quinone oxidoreductase family protein (conserved hypothetical protein), with protein sequence MNARGGFPYTVFPRIPGRDFAGTVVAGPRSGEEVFGTSGYTHAFTTNGFHAEYCVVSEDAVALKPKNVTFAQAACLGVPLTTASLALQRAAVEPSDCVSVIGASGSVGSYVVQLAQSMGCRVLRAARQSPTDVCIAEDEEFSALTSLTQGRGVDVVIDTVGMPALMKAAAEKLAHGGRMAVISARYGAELAIHLKDFYRNEKSLVGCNTLSHSAPKLAKELAAMSQALEKGDITPEDEKVWTKFSLGQAAEAYRKSEEGSGKYVLVMEEHCKV encoded by the coding sequence ATGAACGCCCGCGGCGGCTTCCCATACACCGTTTTTCCTCGTATTCCTGGCCGCGATTTTGCTGGCACTGTTGTAGCTGGGCCACGAAGCGgcgaagaagtttttggaactAGTGGCTACACTCACGCCTTCACTACCAACGGATTCCACGCCGAGTACTGTGTTGTTTCTGAAGACGCAGTCGCACTGAAGCCCAAAAACGTGACTTTCGCTCAGGCTGCCTGTCTTGGTGTGCCTTTGACTACTGCGTCTCTAGCACTGCAACGGGCAGCTGTGGAGCCATCTGATTGCGTTTCGGTTATTGGTGCCTCCGGTTCTGTCGGTTCATATGTAGTCCAACTGGCTCAAAGTATGGGATGTCGAGTGCTGAGAGCGGCGCGCCAAAGTCCAACCGATGTGTGCATTgcagaggatgaagagTTTAGTGCATTGACGTCTCTCACGCAGGGTCGTGGCGTTGACGTAGTAATTGATACAGTTGGAATGCCGGCTTTAATGAAAGCTGCAGCTGAGAAGCTTGCGCATGGGGGGAGGATGGCGGTTATTTCAGCGCGTTATGGGGCAGAGCTGGCCATTCACTTGAAGGACTTCTACAGAAACGAAAAATCTCTCGTTGGTTGTAATACTTTGTCGCACAGTGCTCCGAAGCTGGCTAAAGAACTGGCGGCAATGTCACAGGCCTTAGAAAAGGGCGATATAACACCGGAAGATGAAAAAGTTTGGACAAAATTCAGCCTAGGGCAGGCCGCTGAAGCTTACAGAAAGTCTGAAGAAGGATCCGGCAAATATGTCCTCGTAATGGAAGAGCATTGTAAAGTGTGA
- the AMF1 gene encoding Amf1p (similar to uniprot|Q08902 Saccharomyces cerevisiae YOR378W Hypothetical ORF), with amino-acid sequence MSFTDKEENQKKDDGLTRESTHDQGQELSQPHHNGIQKPESLLGEAAFVGVICGAQLMTQAGLGQSIAPLHIIGDSFGTRNPGQLSWFAAAYSLTVGTFILIAGRLGDVYGHKKFFIIGFFWYALWSLLAGFSVYSNQIFFDCCRAFQGIGPALLLPNAIAILGRTYVPGRRKAMILSLFGATAPAGFVLGAVFSSIFGQLTWWPWAYWAMGIVCFFLAVAGILVIPRMPLPELDTSVSTYQRLDIPGSVTGVIGLVLLNFAWNQGPVVGWQTPYTYSLLIVSAVFLCVFAFIESRAPHPLLPLSALSSDAAFVLGCVGAGWSSFGIWIYYFWLFLEELRGHSPLLTSAQFAPVAISGLCAALTTGFVITRVRASLVMLFAMTAFTVGGILIATAPVKQVYWAQAFVSIIVMPWGMDMSFPAATIMLSDSMPHEHQGLAASLVNVVVNYSISIGLGLAGTVEGRVNNGGANLLKGYRGAWYMGIGLSGFGILIAFMYEYHTFKKSKKMPSEKPFA; translated from the coding sequence ATGTCGTTTACGGACAAGGAAGAgaatcaaaagaaggacGATGGCCTGACCAGAGAATCCACACATGACCAAGGTCAAGAATTGTCGCAGCCGCATCACAATGGCATCCAAAAGCCGGAGTCTCTTTTGGGCGAGGCTGCTTTCGTGGGGGTTATATGCGGCGCTCAGCTGATGACACAGGCAGGACTGGGCCAGTCGATAGCGCCTCTGCATATAATTGGTGACAGTTTTGGCACTCGTAATCCCGGGCAGCTCAGCTGGTTTGCTGCTGCATATTCCTTGACAGTAGGTACGTTCATATTGATCGCGGGGAGACTTGGAGACGTTTATGGACACAAGAAGTTTTTCATCATAGGCTTTTTCTGGTACGCGCTGTGGTCATTGCTGGCTGGCTTCAGCGTTTACTCCAATCAAATTTTCTTCGACTGCTGCCGCGCCTTCCAAGGCATTGGGCCAGCACTTTTGCTTCCCAACGCCATCGCCATCCTTGGTCGTACATATGTGCCTGGAAGGAGAAAGGCTATGATCCTTAGCTTGTTTGGTGCGACCGCGCCCGCAGGCTTTGTCCTCGGCGCTGTGTTCTCATCCATTTTCGGTCAGCTAACTTGGTGGCCTTGGGCGTATTGGGCAATGGGTATTGTGTGTTTCTTTTTGGCAGTTGCTGGTATTCTAGTCATCCCGCGCATGCCTTTGCCAGAGCTCGATACTTCCGTAAGCACCTACCAACGTCTTGATATCCCCGGTTCTGTTACGGGTGTTATCGGGCTTGTGCTGCTCAATTTCGCATGGAACCAAGGCCCTGTCGTGGGATGGCAAACACCATACACATACTCACTCTTAATTGTCAGCGCCGTTTTCTTATGTGTGTTTGCCTTTATTGAATCGCGTGCCCCTCACCCCCTCCTTCCCCTCTCTGCGCTGAGCAGCGACGCCGCATTTGTGCTCGGGTGCGTGGGCGCGGGCTGGTCGAGCTTCGGGATCTGGATATACTATTTCTGGCTTTTCTTAGAAGAGCTGAGAGGACACAGCCCCCTCTTGACGAGTGCGCAGTTTGCGCCGGTGGCTATTAGCGGCTTGTGTGCAGCTCTGACGACCGGTTTTGTGATAACCCGAGTGCGGGCCAGTCTCGTTATGCTTTTTGCAATGACGGCTTTCACGGTTGGGGGGATATTGATCGCTACTGCGCCTGTGAAACAGGTCTATTGGGCacaagcttttgtttcgATCATTGTGATGCCTTGGGGAATGGATATGTCCTTTCCAGCGGCGACAATAATGTTGAGCGACTCGATGCCTCATGAACACCAAGGCCTCGCAGCTTCACTAGTCAACGTGGTGGTGAATTACTCGATTTCTATTGGATTGGGTCTCGCAGGTACTGTTGAAGGCCGGGTCAACAACGGAGGTGCCAACTTACTAAAGGGATATCGTGGTGCTTGGTATATGGGTATCGGCCTAAGTGGTTTCGGCATTCTTATTGCCTTCATGTACGAATACCatactttcaaaaagtcgaAGAAAATGCCTTCTGAGAAGCCTTTCGCTTAA